From a region of the Tachypleus tridentatus isolate NWPU-2018 chromosome 1, ASM421037v1, whole genome shotgun sequence genome:
- the LOC143253706 gene encoding uncharacterized protein LOC143253706 gives MLDRVKNLLTLSLLSAVVVKAVSHGYGIPVYNSFRYGDYGYSYPSYGYNHYKYGYSNYNYDVAGLSHPILGDDDGCDYGYGQLYGNYRFGRLADFNIYDLKFGVYGNFGGYGNYGGYGNYGGYGNYGGYGNYGGYGNYGGYGNYGGYGNYGGYGNYGGYGNYGGYGNYGRYGNYGGYGNYGEYGNNGGYGNYGEYGNYGGYGNYGEYGNYGGHSYYGGYGNYDRYGNYGRYSNHGGYGSYSNYGRYKRDIVYKSN, from the exons ATGCTGGATAGAGTGAAAAAT CTATTGACTCTTTCGTTACTGAGCGCGGTGGTTGTCAAGGCAGTTTCTCATGGCTACGGTATCCCTGTCTACAACAGCTTTCGATACGGTGATTATGGTTACAGTTACCCCAGCTACGGATATAACCACTACAAATACGGCTACTCAAACTATAATTATGATGTCGCTGGACTAAGCCATCCCATCCTAGGAGACGATGATGGTTGTGACTATGGTTACGGACAGCTTTATGGTAACTACCGATTCGGACGTCTTGCTGATTTTAATATCTACGATCTTAAGTTCGGTGTATATGGTAACTTTGGTGGATACGGTAACTATGGTGGATATGGTAACTATGGTGGATACGGTAACTATGGTGGATATGGTAACTACGGTGGATATGGTAACTATGGTGGATACGGTAACTATGGTGGATATGGTAACTATGGTGGATACGGTAACTACGGTGGATATGGTAACTATGGAGGATACGGTAACTACGGTAGATATGGTAACTATGGTGGATACGGTAACTATGGTGAATATGGTAACAACGGCGGATACGGTAACTATGGAGAATACGGTAACTACGGTGGATACGGTAACTATGGTGAATATGGTAACTATGGTGGGCACAGTTATTACGGTGGATACGGTAACTACGATAGATATGGTAACTATGGTAGATACAGTAACCATGGTGGATACGGTAGCTACAGTAACTATGGTCGATATAAAAgagatattgtttataaaagtaattaa